The following proteins are encoded in a genomic region of Streptomyces sp. NBC_01723:
- the thrS gene encoding threonine--tRNA ligase, with amino-acid sequence MSDVRVIIQRDSEREERVVTTGTTAAELFAGERSIVAARVAGELKDLAYEVGDGETVEGVEISSEDGLNILRHSTAHVMAQAVQELFPEAKLGIGPPVKDGFYYDFDVEKPFHPDDLKAIEKKMQEIQKRGQRFSRRVTSDEAAREELAKEPYKLELIGLKGNAAQAADGADAEVGSGELTIYDNLDAKTGELCWKDLCRGPHLPTTRAIPAFKLMRSAAAYWRGSEKNPQLQRIYGTAWPTKDELKAYLEFLAEAEKRDHRKLGTELDLFSFPDELGPGLAVFHPKGGVIRKVMEDYSRRRHEVSGYEFVNTPHISKEHLFEISGHLPHYAEGMFPPIQFDEQNYRLKAMNCPMHNLIFKSRGRSYRELPLRLFEFGTVYRYEKSGVVHGLTRSRGFTQDDSHIYCTKEQMPQELDTLLTFVLDLLRDYGLNEFELELSTRDDSDKFIGSEEDWAEATEALRQAAEKQNLPLVPDPGGAAYYGPKISVQAKDAIGRSWQMSTIQVDFNQPKRFGLEYTAADGSRQQPVMIHRALFGSIERFFGVLLEHYAGAFPAWLAPVQALGIPIGDAHVPYLHDFAEKARAAGLRVEVDTSSDRMQKKIRNAQKQKVPFMVIAGDEDMANDAVSFRYRDGSQENGIPVDEAIAKIAKVVEERVQV; translated from the coding sequence GTGTCAGACGTCCGTGTGATCATCCAACGCGATTCCGAGCGGGAAGAACGCGTGGTGACGACGGGCACTACGGCCGCCGAGCTCTTCGCCGGCGAGCGCTCGATCGTCGCGGCGCGGGTGGCCGGTGAGCTCAAGGACCTCGCCTACGAGGTCGGCGACGGCGAGACCGTCGAGGGCGTCGAGATCTCCTCCGAGGACGGCCTGAACATCCTGCGGCACTCCACCGCGCACGTCATGGCGCAGGCCGTGCAGGAGCTGTTCCCCGAGGCCAAGCTGGGCATCGGCCCGCCGGTCAAGGACGGCTTCTACTACGACTTCGACGTCGAGAAGCCCTTCCACCCCGATGACCTCAAGGCCATCGAGAAGAAGATGCAGGAGATCCAGAAGCGCGGCCAGCGGTTCTCGCGCCGCGTCACCAGCGACGAGGCCGCCCGCGAGGAGCTGGCCAAGGAGCCGTACAAGCTGGAGCTGATCGGCCTCAAGGGCAACGCCGCGCAGGCCGCCGACGGCGCCGACGCCGAGGTGGGCAGTGGTGAGCTGACCATCTACGACAACCTCGACGCCAAGACCGGCGAGCTGTGCTGGAAGGACCTGTGCCGGGGACCGCACCTGCCGACCACCCGCGCCATCCCGGCCTTCAAGCTGATGCGCTCGGCCGCCGCCTACTGGCGCGGCAGTGAGAAGAACCCGCAGCTTCAGCGCATCTACGGCACCGCATGGCCGACCAAGGACGAGCTGAAGGCGTACCTGGAGTTCCTGGCCGAGGCTGAGAAGCGCGACCACCGCAAGCTCGGAACCGAACTGGATCTGTTCTCCTTCCCCGACGAGCTGGGTCCCGGCCTCGCGGTGTTCCACCCCAAGGGCGGGGTGATCCGCAAGGTCATGGAGGACTACTCGCGCCGTCGGCACGAGGTCTCCGGCTACGAGTTCGTGAACACCCCGCACATCTCGAAGGAACACCTCTTCGAGATCTCCGGGCACCTGCCGCACTATGCGGAGGGCATGTTCCCGCCCATCCAGTTCGACGAGCAGAACTACCGCCTCAAGGCGATGAACTGCCCGATGCACAATCTGATCTTCAAGTCCCGCGGCCGCTCCTACCGCGAGCTGCCGCTGCGGCTCTTCGAGTTCGGGACCGTGTACCGGTACGAGAAGTCGGGTGTCGTGCACGGCCTGACCCGCTCGCGCGGCTTCACCCAGGACGACTCGCACATCTACTGCACCAAGGAGCAGATGCCCCAGGAGCTGGACACGCTCCTGACCTTCGTCCTCGACCTGCTGCGCGACTACGGCCTGAACGAGTTCGAGCTGGAGCTGTCCACCCGCGACGACTCCGACAAGTTCATCGGCTCCGAGGAAGACTGGGCGGAGGCCACCGAGGCACTGCGCCAGGCCGCCGAGAAGCAGAACCTGCCGCTGGTTCCGGACCCGGGCGGCGCCGCGTACTACGGCCCGAAGATCTCCGTCCAGGCCAAGGACGCGATCGGTCGGTCCTGGCAGATGTCGACCATCCAGGTCGACTTCAACCAGCCGAAGCGGTTCGGCCTCGAGTACACCGCCGCAGACGGCTCGCGTCAGCAGCCCGTCATGATCCACCGGGCGCTGTTCGGCTCCATCGAGCGGTTCTTCGGCGTCCTGCTGGAGCACTACGCGGGAGCCTTCCCGGCCTGGCTGGCCCCCGTCCAGGCGCTCGGCATCCCGATCGGCGACGCCCACGTGCCGTACCTGCACGACTTCGCCGAGAAGGCCCGGGCCGCGGGCCTGCGCGTCGAGGTCGACACCTCCTCCGACCGGATGCAGAAGAAGATCCGCAACGCCCAGAAACAGAAGGTGCCCTTCATGGTCATCGCGGGCGACGAGGACATGGCGAACGACGCGGTCTCCTTCCGCTACCGCGACGGCTCCCAGGAGAACGGCATCCCCGTCGACGAGGCCATCGCGAAGATCGCGAAGGTGGTCGAGGAGCGGGTGCAGGTCTGA
- a CDS encoding DUF4365 domain-containing protein, with amino-acid sequence MAIAQPERGGLLPERTAPTRGSLATTACMETLQVGYLHAVAAAAGCSLSQPFPDNGIDWHVSHSAPGHTVDDEVTIKVQLKATYQIPPQPPGRFFSFTLDNDHLAKLARTPVSVHKILVVMIVPRSRDQWLRAGHDRLDLRHCCYWTNLAGHPVTGRRRTTVRIPTARVFDDRALCEIMTRVGTGGKP; translated from the coding sequence ATGGCCATCGCGCAGCCCGAACGGGGCGGGCTGCTGCCGGAGCGCACCGCGCCCACCCGCGGCTCCCTCGCCACCACCGCCTGCATGGAGACCCTGCAGGTCGGCTACCTCCACGCGGTCGCCGCCGCCGCGGGCTGCTCGCTCTCGCAGCCCTTCCCGGACAACGGCATCGACTGGCACGTCAGCCACAGCGCCCCCGGGCACACGGTCGACGACGAGGTCACCATCAAGGTGCAGCTCAAGGCGACGTACCAGATCCCGCCGCAGCCGCCCGGCCGCTTCTTCTCCTTCACGCTCGACAACGACCACCTGGCGAAGCTCGCCCGCACCCCGGTCTCCGTGCACAAGATCCTGGTCGTGATGATCGTCCCGCGGTCCAGGGACCAGTGGCTGCGGGCCGGCCACGACCGGCTCGACCTCAGGCACTGCTGCTACTGGACCAACCTCGCCGGACACCCGGTCACCGGCCGGCGGCGCACCACCGTGCGGATACCGACCGCGCGGGTCTTCGACGACCGGGCGCTGTGCGAGATCATGACGCGGGTCGGTACGGGAGGGAAACCATGA
- a CDS encoding 3'-5' exonuclease, producing the protein MASWFEGPLAAFDTETTGVDVETDRIVSAALVVQDAPGLRPRVTRWLVNPGVPVPESATAVHGLTDEHLQRHGRWPAPVMYEMAEALAEQARAGRPLVVMNAPFDLTLLDRELRRHRASSLGRWLERTSLHVLDPRVLDKHLDRYRKGRRTLTDLCAHYGVELAEAHDAAADAQASLEVVRAVGRCFPGRLERLSPAELHTLQAVWHAGQARGLQAWFALNGTEEPVDPAWPLRPDLPAAA; encoded by the coding sequence ATGGCGAGCTGGTTCGAGGGGCCGCTGGCCGCCTTCGACACGGAGACGACGGGTGTGGACGTCGAGACCGACCGGATAGTGTCGGCGGCGCTCGTCGTCCAGGACGCGCCCGGGCTCCGGCCGCGCGTCACCCGGTGGCTGGTGAACCCGGGCGTGCCGGTGCCGGAGTCGGCGACGGCGGTGCACGGGCTGACCGACGAGCATCTGCAGCGCCACGGCCGCTGGCCGGCGCCGGTGATGTACGAGATGGCGGAGGCGCTGGCCGAGCAGGCCCGCGCCGGTCGTCCGCTGGTGGTGATGAACGCGCCGTTCGATCTCACGCTGCTGGACCGCGAGTTGCGCCGCCACCGCGCCTCGTCCCTGGGCCGCTGGCTGGAGCGGACGTCGCTGCACGTGCTGGACCCGAGGGTGCTCGACAAGCACCTGGACCGGTACCGCAAGGGCCGCCGCACCCTCACCGACCTGTGCGCGCACTACGGCGTCGAGCTGGCGGAGGCGCACGACGCGGCGGCCGACGCGCAGGCCTCGCTGGAGGTGGTGCGGGCGGTGGGGCGGTGCTTCCCGGGCCGGCTGGAGCGCCTGTCCCCCGCCGAGCTGCACACGCTCCAGGCGGTGTGGCACGCGGGGCAGGCGCGGGGACTGCAGGCGTGGTTCGCGCTCAACGGCACCGAGGAGCCGGTGGACCCGGCCTGGCCACTGCGGCCGGACCTGCCCGCCGCGGCGTGA
- a CDS encoding SRPBCC family protein → MDWNQYRFRSLWALPAPAPDVYRALERIEDYPRWWPQVREVTRLDDTSGLLRFRSLLPYDLTATLYEGHRDPAAGVLEVAMRGDMEGWARWTVTPRGSGTLARYDQEVDVRKPLLRRLAVPGRPLFRANHRLMMRAGRRGLAAYLEGGRQAV, encoded by the coding sequence GTGGACTGGAACCAGTACCGATTCCGCAGCCTGTGGGCGCTGCCCGCGCCCGCCCCGGACGTCTACCGCGCGCTGGAACGGATCGAGGACTATCCCCGCTGGTGGCCGCAGGTGCGCGAGGTCACCCGGCTCGACGACACCAGCGGACTCCTCCGCTTCCGCTCCCTGCTCCCGTACGACCTCACCGCGACCCTGTACGAGGGGCACCGCGACCCGGCGGCCGGGGTCCTGGAGGTCGCGATGCGCGGCGACATGGAGGGATGGGCGCGCTGGACGGTCACCCCGCGCGGATCCGGCACCCTCGCCCGCTACGACCAGGAGGTCGACGTGCGCAAGCCGCTGCTGCGCCGGCTCGCCGTGCCGGGGCGGCCGCTGTTCCGGGCCAACCACCGGCTGATGATGCGGGCGGGGCGGCGCGGCCTCGCCGCGTACCTGGAAGGCGGTCGGCAAGCGGTTTGA
- a CDS encoding exo-rhamnogalacturonan lyase family protein encodes MSRIPRRSLLKAAAVAGAAAQFSWALGTKNAQAAVADDSPVTLTWLEDGGLGAAPGSTVGVPWPRGTFRADQSFAVTDADGKDVPVQSWPLAQWPDGSLKWTAHAVGSGTGALTLAAGTPAAPTRKITVDRRGGIIDISTGVITARIGTSGSTLVKSVVRGSTEIARNGRLVVLRRPEIEDDEQGTVRSERFDGAIHEVKVEQEGPVRAVVRVDGEHRKGRRGLLPFSVRLYFYAGADSFRMVHTITFDGKQEPGKANGDFVRGLGVRFTVPMRDESYDRHIRLGGEGTGLLREAVKGITGLRRDPGAAVQAAQFAGEQLPDPATWDQRVTTRLQYIPEWGDHTLSQLSADGFTVRKRTRKGHGWIGAGGGRRASGFGYVGGVSGGLSFGLRDFWEKFPAQLDIRDARTDAAEVTLWLWSPEAQPMDLRFYHDGMGQDSYAEQLEGLNITYEDYEPGFGTPYGIARTSELMFWANAATPSAETLAEQVRAVRTPPQLAAPPAQLIRSRVFGPGLYSEPDRSTPAKARIEDHLDFLFTYYKDQVEQRRWYGFWDHGDVMHSYDTARHQWRYDVGGYAWDNSELSPDLWLWYAYLRSGRADIFRFAEAMTRHTGEVDVYHLGEWAGLGTRHGVQHYADSAKQQRIANTTYRRFYYFLTADERVGDLMHANVDSDETFLALDPLRKIRTEPYTPDRHALSIGFGTDWSGLASAWLTEWERRGPKWEKARDRVLSTMETIAAQPNGFVQGSGLYDLDTGRFAVADTPKVEVSHLSAVFGLGELCAELIDLVDMPAFHEAYYDYCRYFNASKAEQAARYGKDFGSLILFQGHSRLDAYAAVRTGDEKLATRAWAKFYDSDGYKESAPWTTEKLTGPVALVPGSEASWVSTNDTALYGLAAIENLALLGDRMP; translated from the coding sequence ATGTCCCGCATCCCCCGCAGGTCCCTCCTCAAGGCGGCCGCCGTCGCCGGCGCCGCCGCCCAGTTCAGCTGGGCACTGGGCACGAAGAACGCGCAGGCCGCGGTGGCCGACGACAGCCCCGTCACGCTGACCTGGCTGGAGGACGGCGGCCTCGGCGCCGCACCCGGCTCCACCGTAGGCGTCCCCTGGCCCCGGGGCACCTTCCGGGCGGACCAGTCCTTCGCGGTCACGGACGCCGACGGCAAGGACGTGCCCGTGCAGTCCTGGCCGCTCGCCCAGTGGCCGGACGGCTCCCTGAAGTGGACCGCGCACGCCGTCGGTTCGGGCACCGGCGCGCTCACCCTGGCCGCCGGCACGCCCGCCGCACCCACCCGGAAGATCACCGTTGACCGGCGCGGCGGCATCATCGACATATCGACCGGTGTCATCACCGCGCGGATCGGCACCTCGGGATCGACGCTCGTCAAGTCGGTCGTCCGCGGCTCCACCGAGATCGCCAGGAACGGCCGCCTCGTCGTGCTGCGCAGGCCCGAGATCGAGGACGACGAGCAGGGCACGGTCAGGTCCGAACGCTTCGACGGCGCGATCCACGAGGTGAAGGTGGAACAGGAGGGGCCCGTCCGCGCCGTGGTCCGTGTCGACGGCGAGCACCGCAAGGGACGCCGCGGCCTGCTGCCCTTCTCCGTCCGCCTCTACTTCTACGCGGGCGCCGACTCCTTCCGCATGGTGCACACCATCACGTTCGACGGGAAGCAGGAGCCCGGGAAGGCGAACGGCGACTTCGTCCGGGGCCTCGGCGTCCGCTTCACCGTCCCGATGCGCGACGAGTCCTACGACCGCCACATCCGCCTCGGCGGCGAGGGCACCGGCCTGCTGCGCGAGGCCGTCAAGGGCATCACCGGACTGCGCCGCGACCCCGGGGCGGCCGTACAGGCGGCGCAGTTCGCCGGTGAGCAACTGCCCGACCCCGCCACCTGGGACCAGCGCGTCACCACCCGGCTCCAGTACATCCCCGAGTGGGGCGACCACACCCTCTCCCAGCTGTCCGCCGACGGCTTCACCGTCCGCAAGCGCACCAGGAAGGGCCACGGCTGGATCGGCGCCGGCGGCGGACGACGCGCCTCCGGCTTCGGCTACGTCGGCGGCGTGAGCGGCGGCCTCTCCTTCGGCCTGCGCGACTTCTGGGAGAAGTTCCCCGCCCAGCTCGACATCCGCGACGCCCGGACCGACGCGGCCGAGGTCACCCTCTGGCTCTGGTCACCCGAGGCCCAGCCCATGGACCTGCGCTTCTACCACGACGGCATGGGCCAGGACAGCTACGCCGAACAGCTCGAAGGGCTCAACATCACCTACGAGGACTACGAACCCGGCTTCGGCACCCCGTACGGCATCGCTCGCACCAGCGAGCTGATGTTCTGGGCCAACGCCGCCACCCCGAGCGCGGAGACGCTCGCCGAACAGGTCCGGGCCGTGCGGACACCGCCGCAGCTCGCCGCCCCGCCCGCACAGCTCATCAGGTCCCGGGTCTTCGGTCCCGGCCTCTACTCCGAACCCGACCGTTCCACGCCCGCCAAGGCCAGGATCGAGGACCACCTCGACTTCCTCTTCACCTACTACAAGGACCAGGTGGAGCAGCGACGCTGGTACGGCTTCTGGGACCACGGCGACGTCATGCACTCCTACGACACCGCCCGCCATCAGTGGCGCTACGACGTGGGCGGCTACGCCTGGGACAACTCCGAACTCTCCCCGGACCTGTGGCTCTGGTACGCCTACCTGCGCTCCGGCCGGGCCGACATCTTCCGCTTCGCCGAGGCCATGACCCGGCACACCGGCGAGGTCGACGTCTACCACCTGGGCGAATGGGCCGGCCTCGGCACCCGGCACGGCGTCCAGCACTACGCGGACAGCGCCAAGCAGCAACGCATCGCCAACACCACCTACCGCCGCTTCTACTACTTCCTCACCGCCGACGAACGCGTCGGCGACCTCATGCACGCCAACGTCGACTCCGACGAGACGTTCCTCGCCCTCGACCCGCTGCGAAAGATCCGCACCGAGCCGTACACACCCGACCGGCACGCCCTGTCGATCGGCTTCGGCACCGACTGGAGCGGCCTGGCGTCGGCCTGGCTGACCGAGTGGGAACGCAGGGGACCCAAGTGGGAGAAGGCCCGGGACCGCGTCCTGTCCACCATGGAGACCATCGCCGCCCAGCCCAACGGCTTCGTCCAGGGCAGCGGCCTGTACGACCTGGACACCGGGAGGTTCGCCGTCGCCGACACGCCGAAGGTCGAGGTGTCCCACCTGTCGGCCGTCTTCGGCCTGGGCGAACTCTGCGCCGAGCTGATCGACCTCGTCGACATGCCCGCGTTCCACGAGGCGTACTACGACTACTGCCGCTACTTCAACGCCTCCAAGGCCGAACAAGCGGCCCGGTACGGCAAGGACTTCGGCAGCCTCATCCTCTTCCAGGGCCACTCGCGCCTCGACGCCTACGCGGCCGTGCGGACCGGCGACGAGAAGCTCGCCACGCGCGCGTGGGCCAAGTTCTACGACTCCGACGGCTACAAGGAGTCGGCGCCCTGGACGACGGAGAAGCTGACCGGCCCCGTCGCCCTGGTGCCGGGCAGCGAGGCGAGCTGGGTGTCCACCAACGACACCGCCCTCTACGGCCTCGCCGCCATCGAGAACCTGGCACTCCTCGGCGACAGGATGCCCTAG
- a CDS encoding carbohydrate ABC transporter permease, producing the protein MSAQATEVTPTTATKGAVRRRLPGSLAWHLGSLAILAVILYPVLWVVGGSFKESGDIVGSLDLFPGDPIVSNYTSLADGIADISISTFFLNSLFLAVGSVIGIVVSCSLTAYAFAKIRFAGRNLLFTLMIGTLLLPYHVLLIPQYVLFRNLDMINTYTPLLLGKYLATEAFFVFLMVQFMRNLPRELDEAARLDGCGHFRIYWSIVLPLCRPALITSAIFTFINSWNDFMGPLIYLNEPGKYTVSLGLKMFVDQEGLANYGGMIAMSLVALLPVLAFFLAFQRYLIDGMATSGLKG; encoded by the coding sequence ATGAGCGCGCAGGCCACGGAGGTCACGCCGACCACCGCCACGAAGGGGGCCGTGCGGCGCCGGCTGCCGGGTTCGCTCGCCTGGCACCTCGGGTCGCTGGCGATCCTCGCGGTGATCCTCTACCCGGTGCTCTGGGTCGTCGGCGGCTCCTTCAAGGAGAGCGGTGACATCGTCGGCAGCCTGGACCTCTTCCCGGGCGACCCGATCGTCTCCAACTACACGAGCCTCGCCGACGGCATCGCGGACATCTCGATCTCCACCTTCTTCCTCAACTCGCTGTTCCTGGCCGTCGGTTCCGTGATCGGGATCGTGGTGTCCTGCTCGCTCACGGCCTACGCCTTCGCGAAGATCAGGTTCGCCGGGCGCAATCTGCTGTTCACGCTGATGATCGGCACGCTGCTGCTCCCGTACCACGTGCTGCTGATCCCGCAGTACGTGCTCTTCCGCAACCTGGACATGATCAACACGTACACTCCGCTGCTGCTGGGGAAGTACCTGGCCACCGAGGCGTTCTTCGTCTTCCTGATGGTCCAGTTCATGCGCAACCTGCCCAGGGAACTGGACGAGGCGGCCCGCCTCGACGGCTGCGGGCACTTCCGGATCTACTGGTCGATCGTGCTCCCGCTGTGCCGTCCGGCCCTGATCACCAGCGCGATCTTCACCTTCATCAACTCCTGGAACGATTTCATGGGCCCGCTGATCTACCTCAACGAACCCGGCAAGTACACCGTCTCGCTCGGTCTGAAGATGTTCGTGGACCAGGAAGGGCTGGCGAACTACGGCGGCATGATCGCCATGTCCCTCGTCGCGCTGCTGCCCGTGCTCGCCTTCTTCCTGGCCTTCCAGCGCTATCTGATCGACGGCATGGCGACGTCCGGCCTGAAGGGCTGA
- a CDS encoding carbohydrate ABC transporter permease, with translation MAGPARESRPRPAPEKPVRSAAQKRRGRRENLAGYLFMSPWIAGFLLLTAGPMVASLYFAFTDYNLFDAPRWIGLDNFSEMFGDPRWRHSVRITLWYVVVGTPIKLLAALGVALLLAQKRRGQAFYRAAFYAPSLIGASVSIAIVWKAIFSDDAVVDRTQQFFGIGAGGWTGDPELIIYSLVALTVWQFGAPMVIFLAGLKQVPRELYEAADVDGAGKLRQFWNITLPMISPVLFFNVLLETIHSFQIFSSAYIVGGGAGGNACGPADGTMVYTCYLYVQGFENSRMGLASAMAWMLLVAVALVTAVLFWSQKRWVHYEEGGR, from the coding sequence ATGGCGGGCCCGGCCCGGGAATCCCGGCCGCGGCCCGCCCCGGAGAAGCCTGTGCGCTCCGCCGCGCAGAAACGGCGGGGCCGTCGGGAGAACCTGGCCGGCTACCTCTTCATGTCCCCCTGGATCGCCGGATTCCTGCTGCTGACGGCGGGACCGATGGTCGCCTCGCTCTACTTCGCGTTCACCGACTACAACCTGTTCGACGCGCCCAGGTGGATCGGCCTGGACAATTTCTCCGAGATGTTCGGCGACCCCCGCTGGCGCCACTCGGTGCGGATCACCCTCTGGTACGTCGTCGTCGGTACGCCGATCAAGCTGCTCGCGGCGCTCGGCGTCGCGCTGCTGCTGGCACAGAAGCGGCGCGGGCAGGCCTTCTACCGGGCCGCCTTCTACGCGCCCTCGCTGATCGGCGCGAGCGTCTCCATCGCCATCGTGTGGAAGGCGATCTTCTCGGACGACGCGGTCGTCGACCGGACCCAGCAGTTCTTCGGGATCGGCGCCGGAGGCTGGACCGGCGACCCGGAACTGATCATCTACAGTCTGGTGGCACTCACCGTCTGGCAGTTCGGCGCCCCCATGGTCATCTTCCTGGCCGGCCTCAAGCAGGTGCCGCGCGAGCTGTACGAGGCGGCCGACGTCGACGGGGCGGGCAAGCTGCGCCAGTTCTGGAACATCACCCTCCCGATGATCTCCCCGGTGCTCTTCTTCAACGTCCTGCTGGAGACGATCCACTCGTTCCAGATCTTCAGCTCCGCCTACATCGTCGGCGGCGGCGCCGGGGGCAACGCCTGCGGTCCCGCGGACGGCACGATGGTCTACACCTGCTACCTGTACGTCCAGGGCTTCGAGAACAGCCGCATGGGCCTGGCCTCCGCCATGGCGTGGATGCTGCTGGTCGCGGTCGCCCTGGTCACCGCGGTGCTGTTCTGGTCCCAGAAACGCTGGGTGCACTACGAGGAGGGCGGCCGATGA
- a CDS encoding TIGR02611 family protein, with the protein MNTGSNKPGEAAVAEDRTGTDDATGERALGSRAPDFIKARRALHLSWQVGVFIVGLAVVVAGIIMLPLPGPGWVVIFGGMAIWATEFVWAQLVLRWTKRKVTEAAQRALDPRVRRRNIILTSIGMLIFAVLAGIYLWKFGLEMPWKIKDQ; encoded by the coding sequence ATGAACACGGGGAGTAACAAGCCCGGCGAGGCGGCCGTGGCGGAAGACCGTACGGGGACGGACGACGCCACGGGCGAGCGCGCGCTCGGCTCGCGGGCACCGGATTTCATCAAGGCGCGCCGCGCCCTGCACCTGAGCTGGCAGGTCGGCGTGTTCATCGTCGGCCTGGCCGTGGTGGTGGCCGGCATCATCATGCTGCCGCTGCCCGGACCGGGCTGGGTCGTGATCTTCGGCGGCATGGCGATCTGGGCGACCGAGTTCGTCTGGGCCCAGCTGGTGCTGCGCTGGACCAAGCGCAAGGTCACCGAGGCGGCGCAGCGCGCCCTCGACCCCAGGGTGCGCCGCAGGAACATCATCCTGACCTCGATCGGGATGCTGATCTTCGCCGTGCTCGCCGGGATCTACCTGTGGAAGTTCGGCCTCGAGATGCCTTGGAAGATCAAGGACCAGTGA
- a CDS encoding SsgA family sporulation/cell division regulator, with translation MNTTVSCELHLRLVVSSESSLPVPAGLRYDTADPYAVHATFHTGAEETVEWVFARDLLAEGLHRPTGTGDVRVWPSRSHGQGVVCIALSSPEGEALLEAPARALESFLKRTDAAVPPGTEHRHFDLDQELSHILAES, from the coding sequence ATGAACACCACGGTCAGCTGCGAGCTGCACCTGCGCCTCGTTGTGTCGAGCGAGTCCTCCCTGCCTGTCCCCGCAGGCCTGCGGTACGACACGGCCGACCCCTACGCCGTGCACGCCACCTTCCACACCGGAGCCGAGGAAACCGTCGAGTGGGTGTTCGCCCGCGACCTCCTCGCCGAAGGGCTCCACCGTCCCACCGGGACCGGCGACGTCCGTGTCTGGCCGTCCCGCAGTCACGGCCAGGGCGTCGTGTGCATCGCTCTCAGCTCTCCGGAGGGCGAGGCACTGCTCGAGGCCCCCGCGAGGGCCCTGGAGTCCTTCCTGAAGCGCACAGACGCCGCCGTGCCCCCCGGCACGGAGCACCGGCACTTCGATCTCGATCAGGAGCTCTCGCACATCCTGGCGGAAAGCTAG
- a CDS encoding CGNR zinc finger domain-containing protein: MLITHDIRCALDTVVDLVNSVPEDDTAPDGLPDVAALQEFVGTHEISDVGVLSELDLSAVLKIRGRFAAVFAAPDARAAAGLINDLVAAAGTTPRLTDHDGYDWHIHYFAPGASVADHLAADCGMALAFFVVAGEQERLRRCEAPDCRRAFVDLSRNRSRRYCDSRTCGNRLHVAAYRARRKEAAG, encoded by the coding sequence GTGCTGATCACCCACGACATCCGGTGCGCGCTCGACACCGTGGTCGATCTGGTGAACTCCGTACCGGAGGACGACACGGCTCCGGACGGGCTGCCGGACGTCGCCGCCCTCCAGGAATTCGTGGGAACGCACGAAATCAGCGACGTCGGCGTGCTCTCGGAACTCGATCTCTCGGCGGTCCTCAAGATCCGTGGGAGGTTCGCCGCGGTCTTCGCGGCTCCCGACGCCCGGGCCGCCGCCGGACTGATCAACGACCTGGTCGCGGCCGCCGGCACCACGCCCCGTCTCACCGACCACGACGGCTACGACTGGCACATCCACTACTTCGCGCCCGGTGCCTCCGTCGCGGACCATCTGGCCGCCGACTGCGGGATGGCCCTGGCCTTCTTCGTGGTCGCCGGTGAGCAGGAGCGGCTGCGGCGCTGTGAGGCCCCTGACTGTCGGCGTGCCTTCGTCGATCTCTCCCGCAACCGGTCGCGGCGGTACTGCGACAGCCGGACGTGCGGAAACCGTTTGCATGTGGCGGCCTACCGGGCCCGGCGCAAGGAGGCCGCGGGCTGA
- a CDS encoding DsbA family protein, with product MSDSSPAGPAAPVLDVWCELQCPDCHAALDDLRALRARYGDRLELRLRHFPLEKHKHAFAAAQAAEEAVAQGSGWPYAEAVLGRVAELDRKGEALLVEVAGDLGLDAEEFDTALVDGRHILIVDADQAEGKAIGVTGTPTYVIGGERLDGGKSQEGLRERIEEIADRLLAERQG from the coding sequence ATGAGTGACTCCTCCCCCGCCGGGCCCGCCGCGCCCGTACTCGACGTCTGGTGCGAGCTCCAGTGCCCGGACTGCCACGCCGCCCTGGACGACCTGCGCGCCCTTCGCGCCCGCTACGGCGACCGGCTGGAGCTGCGGCTGCGGCACTTCCCGCTGGAGAAGCACAAGCACGCCTTCGCCGCCGCGCAGGCCGCCGAGGAGGCCGTCGCCCAGGGCAGCGGATGGCCGTACGCCGAGGCCGTGCTGGGCCGCGTGGCGGAGCTGGACCGCAAGGGCGAGGCGCTGCTGGTGGAGGTCGCGGGCGACCTCGGACTGGACGCGGAGGAGTTCGACACCGCCCTCGTCGACGGCCGGCACATCCTGATCGTCGACGCCGACCAGGCCGAGGGCAAGGCGATCGGCGTGACCGGCACGCCGACCTACGTGATCGGCGGCGAGCGCCTCGACGGCGGCAAGAGCCAGGAGGGGCTGCGCGAGCGGATCGAGGAGATCGCGGACCGGCTGCTGGCCGAGCGGCAGGGCTGA